CCTGCCCATAGCTTTggcttttaatttatttaaagtgTGCTATGTTGCTAAAAGGACTGTCACCTCTCCACCTTCATAGGCTAATAGACATGAAGTGTGTGTTGAGTCCTTTGTGTTCCGTTTGTGTAGCAATGAGAACACCCTTAAGGGACCCAAGTGAACAACAGATAACAGTTAGGATAGAATTGCTTATTAGTTCTGAAGAGAATGTAATTGAATAAGTAATTTGAATTTGCGTGAAGAATTTCATCAGTTTAGACAATATACAATCGCAGTTCCAATCTTCATTTTGACTGGTAGCTAATACTTGTTAAAATTTTGGCTTTCAGTTGAGCTGTTACTTTAAGAAGCTGCTTTTGGGTCTGCAGAGGGTCATTTCCACATAAATTGGCTAAAACAAATCAAAGTGAAAGATATCAAAGGAGTAGCTGGTGAAAGACAAGCAGAGACTACTTGCTTTAATTTGACTCAGTAGCTGGCTGGTCCCTTTCTGTTCACAGTGTATgtgcttcttattttttttggaCTTGCTACTGTTGGACTAAAAGTTAAGACAACCTCTCCTCGAAAACATCTCTGTGGTCTCAGCTTCTTGGAATTCTCTGGGCGTTCCTGTTTCAGCGATGTTCCTGATACTTTCTAGGACTTATCTTTGGGATTGGTCTCTGTCTAACACAAGTCATGTTTGAAGACTAACCTCTTCGATACTCTACTCTCCATTTCTGGCTCCAAGGACTGCCTCTTCCCATGCAACAGAACTGATAAAGAATCTCCAGAATCAATGTAATTGCTGAATTCTGAGTTatcagctgtgaaaataaacacTCTTGTGAATTGCCTTACATCTGCTTCAGAAAGGTATGAATGGCTTCaaaaacacagagcagcttACAGTTGTAGGAATATATCATTGCATTAGTTTGGGTAAAGCTtttctcccatccctgcccacccagTCCAAAGATCTGTGACTTTTTTACTTTGTGACAGTATCTTGTCTCTCATGCCCTAGAACCATGGTCATGttgatttttcagtgtaaaactATGAGCTTCTGGCAGTCTTTTGCCAATAACAAGTCAGTTTCATTAGTGTACACATTAGTGTAATTGGGGACTTTCCAGAGACTCCAAGATTGGAAATATGTAAAGAAATAACTGGCTAGTGAGGACAAAACTCTTTATCAGTGGTTAGCGTGatacaaatattaaataataaccATGATAAATAATATACTTGTACTTCCTATTCATGTTTGTTTCCAGTTTCCTTTCTCAGAGGTTACAGCGATCATGTTCCTGTTTCATTTGGATGAACTCAACTGGTTATGAGTCTCCCATAGACATGACTACTGTCTGATTTTGATGTCATATCAGGGAGTTTCAAGCTGTATTGAGATGCCATTTGCTGTTTAGTTGCTGGTCTGTTTTAATGACTTTTAATTCTGATGCGAgacatttcctttttgtgtgtcAATCTTAGCCCAGTTGTATTCATCACACACTTGATAGGCACCCTGGTTATGGTGTACCTGTTGGAACGCCTGTTCTGTCTTGGAGTTCAGAGTAGCTTTGCAGAGATCCACCTTTTTGCCAACAGTCGGGTTAGATACTCAATTTGGAAATTTTTTCCAGTGaccaaatatttttcctctcttctaaAGTACATTTCAAGTCAGTCCTTCACATAAGGTCAGAAAGTGCGTTTGGATTCCTATTGATGGGGTGTTCTGGAACAGTAATGCTAGAAAAGACAAATAGGCACTGCTGTCCAGgaaacacagtattttgtgTAACTGGAAATGTTTAAGTATCTCGGTGTTAATTATTATTTAGGGCTACAGCTTGTTGGGAGAACTGAGAAAAGAGCAACAGAGATTAGTCTATTGCAGTGACTCTTAGCAAATTTTGTCACTTGTGTGTAGTGATCGCTGCAAGTGCAGGCGTGGAAAGACTACTGAAAGTTCTTGCAGTGCCTTTAGCATTTATACAGTTGTGGTGCGTTCCCAGATAAATGCAATAAGTTTGGCTTTCACGTCAAAGGCTACAGAAAGCTTGAAGAACATAAAACTAGTCCCACAAAGTATTTTCATTCCACggtgtattttcagaaaattaaaattattgagAAAAAGCCACTGTATTCTAACTGGAAAAGGATTAGCATGAACATGTGCTCTATTATTACAAATGACATCAAGCTATACAGAATAATGTAACTTCAGAGAGCTCCGACCTACCTAGCGTCCTTGGCCTGCTGTATTGCGTTTCCTTTCTTGTACATCTTAAtcttgaaaaacaaactgtAGAACAAAATTTTGCCGTGTTCTGattctaaataatttaaaacaggaaCTTGATTAGTGTCTTGTCTTACAAAGTGCTTGCACAGCTGTTTGTGCTCCAACtcattacattttgtttctcattttaaaatatttttaaacgCTCTTCCATTTCTATATGAGTGTTTAGATTTAATGTATTCTccagaaatttagaaaaatgctCTCTCCTTTATAGCACCATGGTACTTAAATTACAGTGGAGTATTGTCACAGCATGTTTGGATCCACCTTCAATATATATAGCTCTTATGCCAGGTGCTGATCAATTTCTTAAAAAGTCCGGTAAGTCTTTCTCTCACCCGTATGTCTAGAAGATTTATAATGATGTAGCAAGGCAGCTAAGTCTGCAGAGGATACTTTAATCTCTTACCTGTACATAAAAGAAGTTCCTCAGCTTggtaaaaagcaattttctgagGCTCGACTTACCTAGTCTCAGGactctctttctctgtgtattGTAGAAGCTGGTTGCAGATCCCTGAGCAAACagaactctgaaaaataaaacaaaaaagaatggTGAAGGTTTTGTTAGTGCTTATCTAATAATCTGTATAATTTCTACCAAAAGTTTCTAAAAAAACTtggaacaaataaaataaggaaaatttcAAGAAgctaaaaatctgaaataagtGATTAAAAATTGTCTTATAAAACATACTGACTAGTTCTTCATACACAGAATGTTAAGATACCGGCATTGAATATAATTCCCACATGTAATCATGCCCAGTTTGCTAGTACACAGTGCTGGTTTACCTCAGGTGAGCAGAACCCCTGTAATTTTAGGGTTTGTCATTTCAGCacatcttttatttgttttggatTTATTCTCTTTGATTTGAGTCATCTTCTAGAGTGTTATAATTAAACTTCAGACTAAATTCTAGGAGTCAAATTTTTACCTTGACTACAGTAAAATCCAGGTTTTAATCTGGGTGTTCTTTCTTCTTAAGACTTACCCAGAGAGTCTTTGCCCTCAGAACCTTGCTGACTGAGCAACCCCATTCCCTACCCTAAGCCTAAGTCATTTGAGAGTAGCTGATGATGCACTGTACTGGAGTGGTGTCCAGAGCCAATCTAAATTCCACCTGTCTTTAGTTTCAGAATGGCTGCGGTTATTGCCTTTCCTGGGTGTGCTGGCCTTGCTTGGTTACCTCGCTGTCCGTCCGTTCCTCCccaagaagaaacagcaaaaggatAGCTTGATTAACCTCAAGATCCAGAAGGAAAATCCAAAAGTAGTGAATGAAATAAACATTGAAGATCTGTGCCTCACTAAAGCTTACTGCAGGTGTTGGCGTTCTAAGACGGTAAGACACTTGGTGCTGCTGTAGgatcagaaattaaaacttgCAGATTTTTATCAGTGCTTTGGTGGTGAATTGCTACATGTTGACCTGTTGCATTTCTCTGGAGGTGAAACTTGTTCCTGGTTTTTGAGAATGGCACggttcttatttttctccactgtAAACCTATCTACATGCAGAAAGAAACTGTAGAAACTTGTAAGAAACACAGCAGGGTTTTTCTAGGAACACTTACAGAGTGACCTCCTGTGGGTAGATTAAAACCAAGCAAGCTTTGTTTAATATTTGGAAATACATTTCAACTAATTAGAAGATAATGACTGTATTTTGCAAAAACAATGCTTAGAAGGTTGTTCATACTAGAACGAAAGTAAGGCTGGAGCCGTGTTGGTGAGGGAGAACATATCCACAGATATGGGGACCCAGATATGGTCCAGAACAGCCAGTAGATTACTGTTTTGTCTATGTCTCCCAAATCAACTAGATGTACACGAGTATTTTTCATCTGCCCTCAATTTCTTTTGGATGTCCTGACTGCAGTCTGGTTTTGTCCTCTCTGGAGcaaattctttcctgttttaacaaaaaaaaaatctgccctgGACCTGAGAAACCCTCTCAACTATTCTCCCTTCAGACTAATCACTTCAGCAAAGTATTTCAACTTGCCTTAAAACAGTACTTTCTGGTTGCAAATGATTAAATGTGTTAAGAGCACTTTTACTAGTTCCACAATAAACCTTAAACCATTTGTGGCTGCGATGGCTGCTTTGCTTGCTGTTCTTTCTTGGAAAAGGCTCTGTCCTTAACTTTGTGTCTAAGAACAGCTATTTTAGGACTTCACAAATTTAGTTACGttagcagtgttttttttccttagtaacGTGTCCTGTGTCTGATACGAGACAGGGAGTTTAATGTTGAAACAGGACATGGTGGGAGGAACCAGTAACATGATCAAAGTGCTCTTGATATAGGAAGAAGTATAGAAATCACCATGCAGTTGCTGTACAGAGTTATACTAATTCCTcatgtatgtttttttccagttccctgTCTGTGATGGCTCCCACAACAAGCACAATGAATTAACAGGAGATAATGTAGGTCCACTAATACtcaagaagaaagaagtatAGCAGATGCTTAATCCACTAGATCACAACTgataaaaagtctttttataCTGTTGTAGTTGCAAGGGACAGCATTTTATTATGTGATTGGTATGATTTAGTCTAATGATTGCTGTAGATTTCTTTTTGGAATAAACTGCATCTAGGCAGTGCTAAATCTCTCACTGTTTTGATACTTTATTCTGAGGAGAATTATGTCTGCTTTGTAAAACTGTAAAGTAACTCTCTGTGTAAAAAGTCATTTATTTCAAGAATAAAATGACTTTCTACAATTAAGCATTTTTGAATGAACATGCAATTATGAAACTGTCACTGTTTCCAAGTGACAGAAGTGCACCTTTCTGTTGACTTTGTTCTGTTGTGAAGCCATATTTTACTCTGCTTTTCAGCAACAAATTTAAGTGCACTtaagtggaggaaaaaagatactAAATGAATCCTTTGTGAATATACCTAAGCGTACCACTGAGGGCAGGCAGCACAGCGATGCTAAGTTATACTAAGCAAAGGTCTGGCCTGGGCGGTGCGTAAGTGGGCAGTTTGTTAGTCTCATGCAAAGCAGCCCAGCTCAGACAAACCCCACACAGCTGGAGAGTCTCATACAGCATCCTAGGTGGAGTGCTGCAGCTCCGGACCATATGAACTAAACTATTGAGCAGGTCAGCCACTAACACTATGCCTTTATTTCAGGGCCCTGTGTTGATCGTTCATGAGCTCTTgtaaagaaacacaaatttgCTTCTTGCCAAGTTCACTTGCACTGTAGACGCTACTTTTTGTAGCGGGGACTGTGATGGGAGGAACTGGTTAAATGGCAGAACcaagaaagcagagctgagctATATTCTTGGCTTGTTACCCATTCAGAATGATTATTGGGCAAGTCAGAACTGTGTTGTGGTATGGCTTAATTTCAGATGCAGGTAAACAATTGCTACTTACCTAACTGCTAGACTTCTAATTAATTCTTCTAAAGTGCTTATTCTCCAATGAAAGACTGtatctgtcagtttaaaaataaaaatttgatcCATGCTACAATTTTAGACAATTGTACTAAGAGAGATTTCAACTGTTCCTTAACAGCCTTTCATTTGACCTGTTGTTAGGCAGGAGGGAAACCCCCGAGCAGTGTGCCATTGCTAACGCTGATCACCACAGTGCTGAAACAGAAAGTGAGTTAGAAAGCAGTTCTCACATACTGGctctcacagcagcagcagaactaaGGTAGATAATTCCTCCTGCATTTATAACAGCTGTAGGTCGAGGTAGCTAAACCTCTTGCCTTGCAGCAAAAGACAGCAGATTAGGATGTGATTGTATGTTAAATGCCTGCTTTTACAAAGTGTGTAATAGAACCATGGTACAATCTTTAATGTTTGAGTGCTTCGTGGTGGTTTTACCTTAATGGATGAGCAAACCAGAAACATCATATTGGGATATAACATTTATAATAGAGGAAAATCCATAATGTTACTAAGTGTCTTATGCTCAGTCTTCACTTACAGATGCGGTATATTGAACACCAAGCCCCAGTTCTTGGGTTTGGTAAAGAAATTACTATGTGAAATGCAAAAGCCtgtttttagatttttttttttgcaggcttTAAAATCTACAGCCTATTGTAGCAGGCTGTTATTGTATACAAGTCTGTATGCACTTCCAGCTTTTAATCAGGATACTTTTGCATTCAAGTACTTTGATTTCATCCAAAGTCTGAGAAATAAACTACGTACATCAATGCTGTTCTCACTTCCATTGCTCTACTCAGACAAACCCTGTTACAATAGTAATACAgcaaaattggttttgtttctcccACAAAGCTCTTCTAAAAGGAGAAGAACAGTGTAAGGTTTAACCTCTTGACTTCATCTCTAGCATGGCTtaattatgtaatttttttctccttgcttgcTGTTGGATGAGATTGTTCCATAGCCACATTTGTAGATAGTTTAAGCAGcaaacagaagtgtttttttgtttgttttttcccctatgtCTATAGGGGAATGGAACACATTTGTAGTGTGGGCCTGCACTAGCAGCTCTCAGTCACAGCTCCTTTGTAGAAAGGACATTTTAGTAATTTCCAcaagataataataaaatgaagatcACAAGCAAGATAAATGACTATTTCCTTGCATTTCAAAATCTGTCAAGGTAATACTGTCTCTCATGGCTACACAatttttttatagaaaatttcaaataatttactAATCAGTTCAAATTAATCTATCTACCTAAAGTCTATGGGAATAGATAGCTATGAACTGTAGCGTCTGCAGAGCCCTGTATCTCACCTGCAATTGAGAGAGTTGAACCAATTACCTGCTAGAATGTGCTTGGTCATGGGATGACTTTTGTAACCTGATTTGGAAGCTCCATGCAAAAGGCATAAATTTGCCCCTAATGCTAATAAAGACGAGGACTGAGGCAGTAGACCAGGTCTTCACAGTCTTGATGCAAAATCAGGGGAAGCTGAACTTGGTATGTCATAACATGCCTTTTTACTCTACAAGAACAGTAATGTTTACGTTTCTTTTGACTATGAATTTGAACAGTAGTTATAATAGACTACAAATAAACTTGTAAAACAAAGACGTTTAGAGAAAGGTGTCTGACTTGTGGCAACTACTAGACAAAGTAATCGAAGTGTAGCTGGCACAAAATTTGATCTCTTGCactctgtttatttaaaaagcaaaatgcaaaaactCTCATTCATTGTTATGTGGCAGTATTACACCATGAATGTTTCACAGTTAATTTTAGACTTCAGTCTAAATTCCCTAAAATGCTCAGTTTggctgaaaaagagagagaaagcagtgaTTATAATTACATTATCACTGCATCCCCTGGTCCGTGCGACTCCCTGCTTCCAGATGGCTAATTTCTGTCTTGTCCCATATGCTGCCTGCTGCTCACCACCAGGAACACACTGTGCTGTCAGTCCCTTCTCCTGCAGAGGTTCTTGTGAACCTTCTGGAACCGCGCACACATACTGTGCTCAGTACTCTCCCGCATCATGCCTGTGATTAAGTCTGCATGACAGTGGGATGCCTCTGGTTATAGTTTACTGCACGTTGTGCTctaattttatttcctgcaaATAAGGGACTGGCATGGCATAAAGATTTTATTGGCTTGAATTTATGCATTATTCATGAATGATTTCATGGCATTTTGTTAAAAGGGAGGTGGTCTTAAATGTCATGACTGCACCCACACAAAAAGTCAAATCGTACCTCTAGTTAACTGCTATTTAAAATCAGCTGAAATTACCAAGATActgattaaaaaaccccagtttCTTAGGTTCTTAGCCCCAGtataacatttcttttcatgagAAGATGCAagtgttttattcctttctggAAGGCAAGGAGAGGAGCATTATAAAGCAttaatgcttttcatttcagatctGCAGGTCTATGTAATAGCTTCAACCTGATTCCTTTTGAAGATttaataaaagctgggggaaagggGTCTTGTGAGAAACATCCACATATGCTGGCGAGGAATGGAAAATTGATTCAATTTCATTTAGATTAGCGAACAAGATGACACTTTTCATTGGTATAGCTATTCAGGCACTCAGAATGGTGGGAGTGATCTAAGGCATAAATTGAGAGTGCGCTGAGGTTAGGGGAACATGATAAATCCAATTTATGAGATGCTGTTATGATGGTGAGCAAGTATTAGAGGCTATCATGAACAAGGGCAGTTTGTCAGAGGTTTGCTTGCATACTTAAGGTTGTGTTCAGCTTTAAAGGGCTATAATCCTTACACGTCACAGTTCTGTTACTGAGCAGACTCCAAATTTGGCAGAATGATCCCTCCCTGCAGGAGGATTCTCCTTTTTAGAAAACTTTATGGAAAAGTGAACGGTAAAAAGCTTCTACTCCTGTAAGTTTTACTCAAGTAGAATTATTTTATAGACAGTCACTGATGAACTGAACACCATATTCCCTCATCTTATCCGTTAGGTTTACAGACATTACAATTTCCAAATACAATAACCTCCTACTAAATCTACCCCTATATAAGTAACAGAGTGCCTCTGTTAGCTGTGCAAAGTAGGCAGAACAGGCACAGGAGTCAGTGGCTGACACAACCACCAAGCACAGCACCCTAACCATTCATCAGGGTGCAGTTTGAAAgcatcttcctttctgctcaagGGACAAACATGAACTGAACTAAAGATTGTACATTCCCCAAGGAAGCGGGGAGAACACCAGTGTGTATAGTAAGGAAAATGTCAATGTACTTGTAAACTGTTAGGGAAAAACTTAGCAAAGAATTTCCTGGTATTTTTGTCACTGTGCTGAAGTTACAGGCTATGAACCTTAAATATTTCTCAGGAAGCTTTCTTTTTGGCTTGGAGAAGAAGGCATATACAAAGGCACACATACTGAGCTGTAATTAATCTGTATACAGAGGCATACACAAACACTCTGCAAATAACACAGTTTCAGAtaggtttcttttaaaagtatttttatacatttttatgttGCATGTTAAAGGTATAAAAGCTAAAATAGAATTGATTAATTCTTAGTAATGCCAAAAATATCTAGATACATCACATACATTGTATATAGTATCCTGTAAAATGAGTTCAGCGAACTGTAGTGTAGAAATCTGCAGGGAGGCATCCACCTCAATTACAGGCACAATCTAACATCCTTactaaaaaataacaaaataaaacttccagTTTCTGAGGGATGCTGTACTGACTCCAGGCCTCAGAACAGAGCTGGGAATGACCTACTTGGAGCTAGATACTTGAACAAAATGTAGCAGAGTAAGAAAGATTTACTGGTATCTGTCAATGCTAAACTCTAACTGATACCAAAGCTAAAGGCAAGAGCAGGATTTTGATCAACAGAGGTTTACTCCTGGCTTTAGGACAGtccaggagaaaagaaaggaaactctTCTGGGAATGGGAAAATCAAATGTGAACTATATTACAACTAACTGACTGTGCAGGAGGCAtctatattaaataaaatgaagaaaaccacaTTTGAGCTTTTTGGTCCCCCTGGTGAAATGTTTTGGCAAGATATTCAACACAAGCATTGCCAGTCATTACCACGATCCACAGCCGCACACAACTTGGTGTTTCTGGGAAGACCCACAGGATCTGTGGGTGCGTGCTGAGGGTGCTAGCGCAGTGTCCTAAACACTGCTTCCTTGTGACACCTGCCTTCACACAGCAGCCTTTGTGAAGGTAGATGAGAATGAGGCTCCTTTCACTTTGTACCATCCCTCTCAGCACTGCTTTTTCAAGGCTTTTCATTTAAAGTATATTAGTTTTTCTGCATCCATCAGAGGTAAAAAAAGGCCTTAACAAATCTGAGGCCTCCACAGTCAATCCAGCCAGCCACCTCTTGGAAAAATGAGCACTAACTGGCTATATTTTTAGCAAATACctggttttctttgctgcagttATCCAAATGTGGTTGTGAGAAGGACCTGATCATGGCATTTTCTCAGCCAGATGAGTATTAACTTAGGACAAAGCAACAGGAGATCCTGGCTGACCCATGAAACCTGATTGAGGTCTGCTGCTATTGCAGAGTTCCCCAAAAGGAGCTGAGGAAGAAAGGGACAACTCATTGCCACCTTGGCCTTGCCCTGTCAGCAAACCCCACCTGAGAAGAGCTCTCTCCTCTGTCTTACAGTGGCCAGCACCAGAACATGGCCACACCCTCAGTGGCCAAAGAGCTGGCTTTCCCTCCCTTGACATCATGTGTGAAGGCTGAGGTACATAGGTGAAGAAGCAGCCATCCCAATCCCATACAACCCTCTCCCAGTCCTTACAGCCTCCCCACAACCCTCATCCCATTCCTTTTTTCTACCAGCACCAGCAAGACCTGTATTACCACAGTCCGTGATGGACCCAACTGTCTCTTTCAGCATGTAAGTACCACTTGTTTCTTGCTACCACTGGAGCTGACAGTCCCTTGAAGGCACGAAGGATTGCATGAGATGTGAGAAAGAACAGTGACAGGAAAAGGCAAGTTTTCGAacccaaatgaggaaggagagggaatcACCAACCCATGACAGGACTTGTTCACCGTCAGCAGTCTCTTATTCAGAAGCTGCATTCTTTGAGCTGTTGACCTTGTCATTGCATGGCCCAGTTTCAACCATCAAGAAGTTATTACCATTAgtctccattttcttctctttatatTCCACCTTATGACTCCACTCTATGCCTGAACAATTCTGGTCCTCTTCCCTGGCCTCACACCCATGCATTTCAAGTAGCTGTTGGCTGCTGACTTCTCAGTGACTCACTGCCTGGCCAGCCTATTCACTGTATGTTCAGCTATTTCATCTCTTAAGGCACCATcaacacataaaaatattttataaaactcCACTAgggctgcttttaaaatagcagACATAACTGATACTTGTTTTGGTTTCCTCCAGAAAGGTTACAGACACACTGTGTTTACTCAACAGAAGTGTAAGGGCTGAAAGACCATATTCCTGTAGATGTCTGTCTTACGAAGGTTCACAGGCCTCTGCCTCTTCTCCAACCTCagcaccttcctcatcctccttGCTATTTGTCTGAGCCTTCTGCAAAAGTCTGGGCCCTGCCAAGCCAATAACCAGGGCTCCAATTGGAGCAGTGATCAAGATCGCCAAGAAAGCTACTGTCAGTACATCCATTCCATACTTCTCCAGTTGCTCATCCTGATGACTTCTCGCTGTATCCAGGGCAAGGGAACCTATTGCAgcctgcaggaaagaaaacattgctgAGATGGAACAAGTAACCTTTAGCActgaacaagggaaaaaagggactAATATCAGTCAACATTTAACataaatttcacatttttagtACATTCAACTCATTTGTTTCTAGGCAGTACATAGAAAAGTAAAGGTTATGTTACACCTACGAGAACAACTTTCACTTGGCTACACTTTGAATTTCCTAAGCTAATGAGTTTATCTGGGCGGTTCCCTCCTGTGACGAACATTGCTTAGCTGCCATTTTATCCATATTTCTGGAGGATGTGTGATTAATGAAATGGGCCAGTATATTGCACATTGCAGCTGTTAAAATGCCACACTTTGAGAATGCATCCTGACAGCAGTCAACTAGTAGCAGCTTCTGAAAATTTCGTTCACAAATCTTGCAATAATCCTTGCCTGTTCTGATTATTAACTTTTGTTTGCAAGTAATCACGCTGTTGAGGTGAAGTCTAAATGACTTAACTATCACTGAAATCAGGGAGCAGGAATGCAGCCAGCCTGAGGCTTCTCTAGCAATATGGCTGTCAGACTACGCCTTACCAAAATGACCCCAAACTGAAAACCCATTCTGAGCCTTTGCTGTGACGGTCCCTGCAGACACTTAGGTGTAAGAGGGAAACGCTTTTACCTTTGTTTTGAGAGTGCTCAGAATCTGTATGTAAAGGCAAAACAATAATCTGCAATAGCCAAGAAATAGTTAAACTTCCTATGATATATCTACAATTTGCTGTCATTATTAAGAGTACAACTCAGGATGCAAGGAAAACACCTTCACACAGAAGGCTCTCCATACACTTTCCAAGCAGACTTAGGGTGGTTTAAAATATGAACTGTCCACATACTACGCTCTGCTGTTACTGAGCCTGATCGTCTCCCTGTTTACTGCTGTGCTAGTTACAAGGAGCTTTGCTAAGGACAATAGATTTAACCTGGAATGAAAGCAATATTGCACCGTTTACCTGGACAGTGGCTTTGGGAATCCATGCCAATGAGATAAATACTTTCTCCTTGAAATTAAACCCAGCAAAACACACCATCACAAACGTTGCTATGATTCGCAC
The sequence above is drawn from the Nyctibius grandis isolate bNycGra1 chromosome 6, bNycGra1.pri, whole genome shotgun sequence genome and encodes:
- the CISD2 gene encoding CDGSH iron-sulfur domain-containing protein 2: MVLETLARIVKVQLPAYLKRLPLPESVGGFIRLTVSEWLRLLPFLGVLALLGYLAVRPFLPKKKQQKDSLINLKIQKENPKVVNEINIEDLCLTKAYCRCWRSKTFPVCDGSHNKHNELTGDNVGPLILKKKEV